In Oryza brachyantha chromosome 1, ObraRS2, whole genome shotgun sequence, the following are encoded in one genomic region:
- the LOC102719993 gene encoding transcription factor TIP2-like: MYHPQCELLMPHESLELDIGQSHLAAAVAAMPGELNFHLLHSLEAAVAAAAASSTGATSQPTVDYFFGGSAEQQATVVQYDQLVAPPHHQTVTMLRDYYGGHYPPAGAATEAYLRGPRTGSSSLVFGPADDESAYMVGPFDSSPTPRSGAGGRKRSRANAGFRGGGPANGVEKKEKQRRQRLTEKYNALMLLIPNRTKEDRATVISDAIEYIQELGRTVEELTLLVEKKRRRGELQGDVVDVAPSAVLLEAAESSEGEVAAATTAAAVVVPRQLIRSTYIQRRSKETFVDVRIVEDDVNIKLTKRRRDGCLAAASRALDDLRLDLVHLSGGKIGDCHIYMFNTKIHPGSPVFASAVASRLIEVVDEY; encoded by the exons ATGTATCACCCACAGTGCGAGCTGCTGATGCCGCATGAGAGCCTGGAGCTGGACATCGGCCAGtcgcacctcgccgccgccgtcgcagccATGCCGGGGGAGCTCAACTTCCACCTCCTCCACTCCCTCGAAGCTgcggttgctgctgctgccgcctcctccactgGCGCCACCTCCCAGCCCACCGTGGACTACTTCTTCGGCGGCAGCGCCGAGCAGCAGGCGACGGTGGTGCAGTACGACCAgctggtggcgccgccgcaccaccaGACGGTGACCATGCTGCGCGACTACTACGGCGGCCACTACccgccggcgggggcggcgaccGAGGCGTACCTCCGTGGGCCAAGGACCGGGTCGTCGTCCCTCGTGTTCGGCCCggccgacgacgagtcggcgtaCATGGTCGGCCCCTTCGACAGCTCCCCGACGCCGCGCTCCGGCGCCGGAGGTAGGAAGCGCAGCCGCGCAAACGCTGGATTTCGTGGTGGCGGGCCGGCCAACGGCGtcgagaagaaggagaagcagcgccggcagcggctcACCGAGAAGTACAACGCCCTCATGCTCCTCATCCCCAACCGCACCAAG GAGGATAGGGCGACGGTGATCTCGGACGCCATCGAGTACATCCAGGAGCTGGGGAGGACGGTGGAGGAGCTGACGCTGCTGGTGGAGaagaagcggcggcggggggagcTGCAGGGGGACGTGGTGGACGTGGCGCCGTCGGCGGTACtgctggaggcggcggagagctCGGAgggcgaggtggcggcggcgacgacggcggctgcGGTGGTGGTGCCGCGGCAGCTGATCCGGAGCACGTACATCCAGCGGCGGAGCAAGGAGACGTTCGTGGACGTGCGGATCGTGGAGGACGACGTGAACATCAAGCTCACCAAACGCCGCCGCGACGGGTGCCtggccgccgcgtcgcgcgcgCTCGAcgacctccgcctcgacctcgtcCACCTCTCCGGCGGCAAGATCGGCGACTGCCACATCTACATGTTCAACACGAAG ATTCATCCGGGGTCTCCAGTGTTTGCAAGTGCAGTGGCCAGCAGGCTGATTGAAGTGGTGGATGAGTACTAG